The region GCAGCTCCCCGCGCAACCACGGCGCCACCCACGACACCGCGACGAACACGTACCGCATCAACCCGATCGCCAGCACCCACAGCCCGGACGACAGCGCCACGTGGACGCTGAGCACGAGGATCAGGAACGCGTCGACCTCCATGTCGAACCGCGCCCCCATCGGCGAGGCGGTGCCGGTGCGGCGGGCCACCCGACCGTCCACGAAGTCCAGCGACAGCGCCACGGCGGCGAACACCACCAGCAGCCCGACCGGGACGTCCTCGCCCATCCGATCGGCCACCAGCGCGGCCACCGCGCCCACCAGGACGCCGCGGGCGAGCGTGACCCGGTCGGCCGGGCCGGGGGAGCGCACCCCGGCGCGCACCATCGCCGCGGCCAGCAGGACCCAGGTCGCCAGGCCGTAGGCGGTGCCCGCCAGCCAGCCCGGCGGTCCGAGCCCGACGGTGCCGCCGAGCACGCCCAGCAGCAGGACCTGCGCGCCCGCCCAGACGGCGTGTTCCGGCACGGCCGGCGCGGCGGTGTGCTGAAGTGTGATCATCGGTGCCCCTCATGACCCGTTTTCGGAGGTTGCCGGATGACACGCGCCGCACGGGCACTGTGGTTCACCTCGGCCGGGAAATGTTCGATCCGGTCCGGGCCGCTGCCCGATCCAGGGCCGGGCGAGGTGCTGGTGCGCACCCTGCACACGGCGGTCAGCCGGGGCACCGAGACCCTGGTCCTGAACGGCTCGGTGCCCGCCAACCAGCACTCCGCGATGCGCGCGCCGTTCCAGGAGGGCGGGTTCCCGTTCCCGGTGAAGTACGGGTACCTCAACGTCGGGGTGGTCGAGCAGGGCCCGGCCGCGCTGCTCGGCCGCACGGTGTTCTGCCTGTACCCGCACCAGACCCGGTACGTCGTCCCGGACCACGCCGTCACGCCCGTCCCCGACGCGGTCCCGGCACAGCGCGCCGTGCTCGCCGGCACGGTGGAGACCGCCGTGAACGCCCTGTGGGACGCCCGGCCGATGGTCGGCGACCGGATCGCCGTGGTCGGCGGCGGCATGGTCGGCTGCTCGGTGGCGGCGCTGCTGGCGCGGCTGCCCGGCGCACGGGTCCAGCTGGTCGACGTCGACCCGGCCCGCCGCACGACCGCCGCCGCGCTCGGCGTGGACTTCGCGACGCCCGAGGAGGCCACCGGCGGGCTGGACCTGGTGGTGCACGCCAGCGCGTCGGAGGCGGGCCTGGAGACGTCGCTGGGCCTGCTCCGGCCGGAGGGGGTGGTGCTGGAGCTGAGCTGGTACGGCGCGCGGCGGGTCGGCGTCGCGCTGGGCGAGCACTTCCACTCCCGCCGGCTGTCCGTGCGGGCCAGCCAGGTCGGCGTGGTCGGCCGCCCGGACCGCACCCACGCCGAACGCCTCGCGCTCGCCCTGGACCTGCTCGCCGACCCGGCGTTCGACGCGCTGATCACCGGCGCGAGCCCGTTCGACGACCTGCCGGCCGTGCTGCCCCGGCTGGCGTCGGGCGACCTCGCCGCGCTGTGCCACCGGATTGACTACGGTCACGCCCATGACCGGTGACCCGCTGCCCCGCGCCACGACCGCCGACGTCCGGGAGCGCGGCGCGCGGGTCGCCGTGCTGCCGGTGGGCAGCTTCGAGCAGCACGGCCCGCACCTGCCGCTGGTCACCGACACCGTGGTGGCCTGCGCCATCGCCGAGCGGATCGCCGCCGAGCACCCGGTGCTGCTGTTGCCGCCGATCACCATCTCCTGCTCGCACGAGCACGCCGCGTGGCCCGGCACGGTGAGCATCTCGGCCCGCACCCTGTACGCCGTGGTCACCGACATCGCCGAGTCGCTGCGCCGGTCCGGCGTGCCGAAGCTGGTGCTGGTCAACGCGCACGGCGGCAACTACGTGCTGTCGAACGTGGTGCAGGAGGCCGAGGGCCTGGCGCTGTTCCCGGAGCGCTCCGACTGGCACGCCGCCCGCGCCGCCGCCGGCCTGGCGACCTCCGGGCAGAGCGACATGCACGCCGGGGAGCTGGAGACCTCGATCCTGCTGCACGTCCGCCCGGACCTGGTCGGTCCGGACCGGGTCGACCACCTGGCCGAGGACCGCCCGCACCTGCTGACCCACGGCCTGCACCGCTACTCCGGGTCCGGCGTGGTGGGCCGGCCGTCGCTGGCGTCAGCCGACAAGGGCCGGCACCTGCTGGACAGCCTGGCCGGCTCGTTCGCGGGCCACCTGGCGGCGCTGTGAGCCGGGAACCAGGGTGAGCACCCCCGGCAGCGCGGCGACCAGCGCCAGCACCCCGTAGACCACGGCGGTGGTCACGCCCTGCGCCGCGCCCAGCCCGGCCGCCCCGAACGCCACCGCCAGGAACGCCTCGCGCGGCCCGAACCCGCCGATGTTCACCGGCACCGCCATCACCAGCAGCGCGAGCACGACCAGCGGGACCAGTCGGCCCAGCGGCGCGGTCGAGCCGGCCGCCCGCGCGGCGACCACGAACAGCGCGACGTGCCCGGCCACCGCCACCGCGGACAGAGCCGCGACCCGGGGCAGCGCGTACCGGGTGAGCAGCGCGCGGCGCGCGTCGGAGAACGTCCGGCCCAGCACCGCGCGGACCTTCGGCACCCGGCTCGCGACCACAGTGCCGGCCACCGCGCCGACCACCGCGCCGACCACCAGGACCGCAACGGCGGACACCACGACACCGGGCCGGACGTCGACCGCCACCGGCCGCGCGACCAGCACCGCGACCGCGACCAGCACCAGCACGACCTGCCCGGCGAACCGCTCGAACACCACCGCCCGCACGCCCCGGCCGACATCGCCGGACTGCTGGCCGTGGGAGACCGCGCGGTGCACGTCGCCGAGCACGCCGGCGGGCAGCACCGCGTTGAGCAGCAGGCTGCGGTAGTAGTCGGAGACGGCGCTGCCGAGCGTGAGCGGCAGGCCGAGCCCGCGCGCCACCACGCACCACCGCCACGCGCCGCACACCGTGGTCAGCAGCCCGATCCCGAGGGCCGCGACCACCGACCACGGGTCGACCGCCCGCAGCCCGTCGAGGAACGCCGCCGACCCCAGCCGCCACCCCAGCACCACCAGGATGCCGACCGCCGCCACCAGCCGCAGCCACGGCCACACCCGCGTCACGACGACCCCTCCGGCCGGGTCGTCACGGCACCGCCAGGAGATCGGTGTGGTGCACCACGGTCCGCAGCCCGCCGGCGAGCCTGCGCCGCAGGTAGTCGGGCGCGTCGGCGGCCAGCGCCGGGTCCTGCTCGACGGCCGCGCCGACCCAGCCGCGCAGCCACTCGGCGGTCAGCGCGGCCTGGTCGGGGCCCAGCCGCCACGGGCTCGGCCTGGTCTCGACCCGCGCGCCGAGCGCCGTGAACGCCTCCTCGGCGGCCGCCGCCGCACCGGGCCCGAGCAGGCCGTCCCGGCGCTGGTGGTCGTTGAACGCGTCGCGCAGCCGCGCGTCGAGCGGCTCGGCCGGGTCGAACTCGACGCGACCGGTCACGGTGAGGGTCAGCAGAGCGGGCACACCCGCTCCTACGCACGCCGCCGCCAACCCGTTCACCTGCTCCCGGGTCAGCACGTCGAGCAGCGCCGACGCCGTCACCAGCGACGCGCCCGCCAGGTCGGCGGCCCGCAACGCGCCGAGGTCGCCCGCCACCGTCCGCGCCGTCACGCCCGGCCCGGTCACCGTCGCACCCGCCACGGCCAGCAGCCGGGGGTCCCGGTCGTGCAGCACCCAGTGCTGCGCGCCGGCCAGCCGCGCGGAGAGCCACCGCCCCATCGATCCCGTGCCACACCCCAGATCACGGACGAGGACCGGGTTCCGGTTCAGCACGATCTCGCGGGCCCGGTCCGCCAGTTCGGCGCTGCGCGCGGCGGCGTCCGCCGGTTCGCGCAGGGCCAGCCACTCCGGGGCGAAACCAGGGGAGGTCATGTCCGCAGACTAGCCAGCACCGCGGCCAGCCCGAGGACCGTTTCCTCCCACGTGGACAGCTCGCGCCGGCGGGCGCGGGCGGCGTCGCGCAGCCCGGCGCGCGTCCGGGCGGAGTCGAACCAGCGGCGCAGCGCGTCCGCCAGCGAGGCCGCGTCACCGGGCAGCAGCCACCCGCCGTCGCCCAAGGCGTCCGGGACTGCGCTGGCCAGCACCGGGATCCCGCGCGCCAGCGCCTCGGCCACCGCCATCCCGTAGGTCTCGGCGCGGGACGGCAGCACGAACAGGTCGGCCGCCGCGTAGGCCGCGTCGAGGTCCGCCCCGAGCAGCGGCCCGACCAGGTCGATCCGCTCCGCCAGACCGTGCCGGGCGATCGCGGCGCGCACCGACCGGGCGTGCCCGGGGTCCGCCGGCCCGGCGCAGACGCAGGTCCACGGCCGGTCGGCGACCCGGGCCAAGGCCTCGACCAGCACGTCGTGGCCCTTGCGCGGGGTGATCGACGCGACGCAGAGCAAACTCGACACCCCGTCGCCGCCGGGGGCGAGCGGCGCGGGGTCGACGCCGGGCGCGACCACGTGCACGCGGCCCAGCCCGTGGTGGGCGGCCAGGCGTTCGCCCGCCGCCGCGCCGGTCGCCACGACCGCGTGCACGGCGCGCAGGCAGGCCCGCTCGGCGGCGTCCAGTTCGGCCGCCACCGCCGGGTCCAACCCGGTCTCCTCGGCCAGTGGCAGGTGCACCAGCACGGCCAGCCGCAGCCGGTCGGCGTGCGGTGTGACGACCTCGGGCACCCCGCACGCCACCAGCCCGTCGAGCAGCACCGGCGCGCCGTCCGGCAGGCCGGCCAACGCCCGGTGCAGCGCCGCGCGGGCGGCGTCGTCCGGGCGTGGCCAGGCACCGGCGACGACGACCGGCCGCAGCCCGCCGCCGGCCCGCCGGTTGTAGGTGTTGCCGCCGCTGGGGGTCCGGCTGTCCGGGACGACGAAGTGCCCGGTCACAGGTCCCGTTCGTAGCTCGCCCAGGCCACGTGCGACTCGTGCAGCGAGACCTCGATGCCGGACAGGCCGTGCGCGCCCACGCCGAGCGCGCCCGCGCGCACCCGGTCCGCCAGCCGGTCGGCGATGTGCTTGGCCAGGAACTCGGTCGAGGTGTTGATCCCGGCGAACTCGGGTACCTCGTCCAGGTTCCGGTAGTTCAGGTCGGCCAGCACCGCGCGCAACTCCTGGGTGGCCAGTCCGATGTCGACTACGATGTTGTCCTGGTCCAGTTCGACCCGTTTGAACCGGGCGTCCACGACGAACGTTGCTCCATGCAGGCGTTGTGCCGGACCGAAGACCTCGCCGCTGAAGCTGTGCGCGACCATCACGTGGTCGCGGACGGTGATGCTGAACAGGGTGACCTCCACGGGGTGAGCGATCCGCCGGTGCAACCTCCGACCCGAGCGTAGCCAACGCCGGGTCGGGAGTCGGGTGATGAGGGGGGCGGATGCACGAGCGAGTCTTCGGCGAGGCCGAGGTCGCCGAGTCGGACCTGGTGACGCGGCGGGGCACGTTCCGGGCGGTGGCGTTCCGGGCGGACGGGCACGAGCACCTGGCGCTGGTGCTCGGCCGGGTCCGGCTGCGGGCGGACGTGCTGGTGCGCGTCCACTCGGAGTGCATGACCGGCGACATCTTCGGCGCGCTGCGCTGCGAGTGCGGCGAGCAGCTGGACGCCGCGATGGACGCCGTCGTGCGCGAGGGCAGCGGTGTCCTGGTGTACCTGCGCGGCCACGAGGGCCGGGGCATCGGCCTGGTCGAGAAGGTCCGCACTCACGTCCTGCAGGACGAGCGCGGCTTGGACACGATCGACTCGGCCACCGAACTCGGCCTGCCGGTCGACGTCCGGGACTACCGGCCGGCGGCGCTGGTGCTGCGGCACCTGCGGGTGCGGTCCGTGCGGCTGCTGTCGAACAACCCGGACAAGATCCAGGCGTTGGAGGACAACGGCATCCCGGTCACCGCCCGGGTGCCGCTGCTGATGGCGCCCAACGAGCACAACCTCGGCTACCTGACGGCCAAGCGCGACCGCCTCGGCCACGACCTGCCGCAGGTCGCCGGCCACCAGGACCTGCTGCGCGCCGTCGACGGCTGAACCCGCTGACCGCTGAACCCGCTGACCCCGGGCCCGCCGAGGTTCGGCGGGTTCAGTGGTCAGCGGCGAGCGCGCGCCCGATGTAGTGGGCGCTGAGCGTGGCGAAGATGTAGGCCTGGAGCACCTGGATCAGCGCCTCCAGCAGGGTGATCGCGATGGCCAGCGCGAAACTGAGCAACGACACCGGTTTCACCAGTGGGCCGGCGTGCAACAGCAGGAATTCGCCGCCGAGCACGAATACCACCACCAGCAGGTGTCCGGCGAACATCGCCGCGAACACCCGGATGGCCAGGGTCACCGGGTCGAAGAAGAACTTCAGGATGATCTCGGTCGGGATCAGCAGGAACCAGAGCACCGGTTTCGGCACGCCCGGGTAGCTGAACTGGTTGCGCAGGTAGCCGCGCAGGCCGTGCCGCCGGATGCCGACCACGTGATAGGTGGGGAAGACCAGCAGGATGGCCAGCGCGGCCGGGAACCCGATGTGCGCCATGGTCGGGAACTGGATGAGCGGGATGATCCCGAAGATGTTGTTGACCAGCACGAACGTGAACAGCGACAGGATGAACGGCACGTACGGCGCGAAGTCCTTGCCGCCGATCTGCTCACGCGCGATGGTGTTGCGGCCGAAGTCGTAGATCGTTTCGGCGGCGAACTGGAGCCGGTTCGGCACAATCGTCAGCCGGCGCGCGGTGATCAGGAAGAATCCGGCGATGATGAAGGTCGACAGGACGACCAGGATCATCGGTTTGGTGACCCACCCGACGATTTCCGGCGGGAACAGGTCCCGGGCTCCGGGTGGGGTGAAGGTGTTGTCGGCCATGGGCGCCCCCCGTCCAAGGTCTTGGTCCGGACTTTACCGGACGGTGATCCGGCGTCCAGGGCCTGCCCGGTGATTTCCCGGTCGGCGGACAAGCCGCCGGAAACGCCCTGGGCACCCCGCCGCCCGGCCGCCCGGACCGGGTCGTCGCGGGTCGTCGCGGGTGCGGTTCGCCGCCGGGCGGGTGATCCCGCGGCGCTCCCCGGCGTTCTAGGGTTGGCGGCATGGACGCCGACAGGCCGGGCCGGGTTGCCGAGGGGTTCCGGTCGTTCTTCGCCGACGACCGGGTGCCGGAGTCGGTGCTGGAGCTGTTCCACCGGGTCGCCGCGACCGTGCCCGCGTACCGGAAGTTCTTGGCGGAGCACGGGGTCGACCCGGAGCGCGTGGTCACCCTGGACGACTTCCGCCGGCTGCCGCCGACCGACAAGGACAACTACCACCGCCGCTACCCGCTGCCGGAGCTGTGCCGGGACGGCCGGCTCGACGGGTGCGACCTGGTCGCGGTGTCGTCCGGGTCGAGCGGGCGGCCGACCGCGTGGCCGCGTTCCCTGGTCGACGAACTGGCCATCACCCGCCGGTTCGAGCAGGTGTTCCGCGACGCGTTCCGGGCCCACGAGCGCAGCACGCTGGCCGTGGTGTGCTTCCCGCTCGGCACGTGGGTCGGCGGCCTGTTCACGACGGCGTGCGTGCGGCACCTGGCCGCGAAGGGCTACCCGATCACGGCGGTCGCGCCGGGCAACAACAAGGCCGAGATCCTGCGCGTGCTGCCGGAACTGGCCGGCCACTTCGAGCAGGTGGTGCTCATGGGCTACCCGCCGTTCGTGAAGGACGTGGTCGACTCGGCGCACTTCGACCCGGCGGGGTTCGACTGGGCGGCGCACGACGTGAAGCTGGTGCTGGCGGGGGAGGTGTTCAGCGAACAGTGGCGCACCCTGGTGGCGGGGCGGCTGGGCATCGCCGACCCGGTGCGCGCCACGGCGTCGCTGTACGGCACGGCGGACGCCGGCGTGCTGGGCAACGAGACACCGCTGTCGGTGTCGGTGCGCCGTTTCCTGGCCGGTCGCCCGGACCTGGCGCGCGAGCTGTTCGGCGGGTCGCGGCTGCCCACGCTCGTCCAGTACGACCCGGCGAGCCGGTTCTTCGAGGAAGCCGACGGGACGCTGCTGTTCTCCGGCGACAACGGCATACCGCTGATCCGCTACCACATCGCCGACGAGGGCGGCCTGGTGTCCTCAGTGGACATGCGGGAGTTCCTGGCGCGCAACGGGTGCACGATCCCGTTCGACAACGAACTGCCGTTCGTCTTCGTGTTCGGGCGGTCGCTGTTCACGGTCTCGTACTTCGGGGCGAACGTGTACCCGGAGAACGTCTCGGTCGGTCTGGAGCAGCCCGGCGTCAGCGACCTGGTGACCGGGAAGTTCGTGCTGGAGGCGGTGTCCGACGCGGACGAGGACGCCGCGCTGCGGGTCACCGTCGAGCTGGCACCCGGCCGCACCGGGGACCCCGGTGTCATCGCGGAGTCGATCCGCGCGCACCTGGTGCGGCTCAACAGCGAGTTCGCGCACTACGTCCCGGCCGAACGGCAACTGCCGCAGGTGGTCCTGCGCCCCGCCGGCGACCCGGAGCACTTCCCGGTCGGGGTGAAGCACCGCTACACCCGTGCCCGCTGAGCGCCGGCGGCCGTCCACAGTGGCCGGGGCGTTCCGGTCTCCCGGTCGACGTAGAGTCGGGGCCTGACTGTTCGAGCGCAGGGGGACGTGGTGGAGATCCGTCGTGGTGGGCCGGCCGACCTGGCCGTGCTGTTGGCGATGCTGGACGGCGCGGTGGCGTGGCTGGACGCCTCCGGGCGCACCGGCCAGTGGGGCAGCCGGCCGTGGTCGGCGGACCAGAAGCGGGCCGGGCGGGTCGCCGACCGGGTCCGCGAGGACGTGGTGTGGGTGGCCGAGGTCGACGGCGAGCCGGCCGGCGTCCTGACCCACTCGGGGCGGGCCCCGGAGTACGTGCCCGCCGCCGACGAGCCCGAGCTGTACGTGCGGATCCTGGTCACCTCGCGCGCGTTCACCGGACGCGGGGTGGGCGGCGCGCTGCTCGACCACGCCCGCGACCAGGCCCGAGCACAGGGCGTCGGCCTGGTCCGGGTCGACTGCTACGCGGGCGGCGACGGCCAGTTGGTCCGCTACTACGAGCGCAGCGGTTTCACGGCGGTCGAGAAGTTCACGGTCGAGGACTGGCCGGGGCAGCTCCTGGCCGACCGGGTCACCGCTTCCTGAGCCGCCGCCCCCGGTCCTGGTCGGCGAATCCCGTTGCGGTCACGGGAAAACCGATCCAGAGCGACGCCCCGTGATGGTCCGGAACCGGTGCGTAGTCGGGCTGGGTCCGTTGGGGGACACCGGTTTCACCCCGCGCTGATCGCCCGGACGAGGTCGGGGTTGAGCCGGTTGGGTGCGCGCCGCGCGGGTTGTGCTTCGTCAGACCGCAGCAACCCGGGCCCGCCCCGTTCCCGTCCGCACCCGTGGCGCGCATCGTCGCAGGACCGAAGTCCCGGCGGGCGAGGGGAGTGGGTCGGCATGGCGGTTCTGGTGCTGGGACGGCCGGCGGTCCGGGTCGGCGGGGTGGTCCGCCACCCGGCGCGGCGGATGGTGCGGATCCTGCTGGGCGTGCTGGCGGTGCGGGCCAACCGGGCGCTGCCGCTGGAGTGGATCATCGACGCCCTGTGGCCGGTCCGGCCGCCCGCGTCGGCCGCCGCGAACGTGCGCAACCACCTCGCGGAGCTGCGCCGGCTGCTGGGCGAGGTCGACCCGGACGGGCCGGGCATCGTCACCTCGCGCACCGGGTACGTCCTCGCCGCCGACCCGGACGTGGTGGACGTGACGCAGTTCCAGGCGCTCCTCGCCGAAGGCCGCGAGCTGCGCGCGTGCGGCGCGGACGCGGCGGCGGCGCGCTGCCTGACCCGCGCGGTGGGCCTGTGGCGCGGCCCGGTGATGGCCGGTGCGCCGGTCCCGGACGTGGTGCGGCCGGACGTGACCGTGCTGGACGAGCAGCGGCTGTGCGCGATCGAGGACCTGGCGGAGGTGCGGCTGGCGCTGGGCTGCGCGTTCGACCTCGTGCCGGCGCTGGCCGGCCTGGTGGTGGAGCACCCGCTGCGGGAGCGGTTGTGGCGCAACCTGGTCGGCGCGCTCGCGGCGGCCGGCCGGCGCACCGAGGCGCTGGCCGTCTACCACCGGCTGGTGCGGGTGCTGGACTCCGAACTCGGCGTGGCCCCGAGCGCGGCGACCGCCGAGCTGTACGAGGCCGTTCGGCGCGACCGGCGCGACTGAACGCCGGAAGGCCACTTCGCCGTGTGCGCTCCCGTGTGCAGAGCATTTCTACACTCGCCGCTCCTGCTGAGGAAGGAGTACGGATGACTGCCGCACTGCTGCTCGACGCCGAGGAGATGGTGGCCCGCTGGCGGGCCGGTCTGGACGAGTCGGACAACCCGGCCGGCCCGCTGTTCGCCAACGGCGAGTTCGCCGAGGGCGACATCGTGGCGTGCAACCCGCCGGGCAGCCGCTGCTCGTCGTGCACGGCGTCCCGCCCGGTGTACTGCTGCTGACCCCGGTATGACCCGCGACGAGGTCGGCGAACTCGACCGAACCCTGGAATGGCTGCTCGGCCCGGCGACGGACCGGTTGTCCCGCCGGCTGGCCGAGGTCGCCGGCCTCGGCGCGCCCGAGGCGCGGGCCCTGCTCGACGCCGCCCGCGAGGTCCTGCTGGACGTGGTGCGGCGCAAGGTGATCCGCGTGCTCGTCCTGGAGCTGAACGCCGCCCGCGTCACCGGCGCGCTGACCGCCGACGACCCGGCCGGCCGGTGGGCGCAGTTCCTCGCGCACGCCGCCGAGGAGTCCTACTGGCACGGTCTGACCCGGCACTACCCGCACCTGGTCGGCCGGCTGCGGGCGACCGTCGAGAACCGGGTGGCCGCGATCGCGACCCTGGCCGGGCGCTTCGCCGAGGACCGGCCCCGGCTGGCCGCGCTGCTCGGCGCGGACGCGGGCGAGCTGCGCAAGGTCGAGTTCGGCGCGGGCGACAGCCACCGCGGCGGCCACTCGGTCACCCTGGTGCACTGCACCGGCGGCACGGTGGTCTACAAGCCACGCCCGATGGAGGTCGACCAGCGGCTGGCCGGCCTGCTGGCGGTGCTGACCGCCGGCGACCGGTACCCGATCCGGGTGCCGGCGGCGGTCGTGCGGGACGGCTACGGCTGGGCCGGGCACGTCGACCACCGGTACTGCGCGACCGAGGACGAGCTGGCCGCGTTCTACACCGCCCTGGGCCACTGGCTGGCCGTGATGCGCCTGGTGTCCGGGACCGACCTGCACGCCGAGAACATCATCGCCTGCGGCCCGGTGCCGGTCGTGGTGGACTGCGAGAGCGTCTTCACGCCCCGCCCGCCGCACCCGCCGACCGGCGCGGGCGAGGCCACCGACCGGGTCGCCGAACAGCTCAACCGGACCGTGCTGCGCACCGGCCTGCTGCCCGGCCGGGGCGCGGGGCTGGGGTGGCGCGGCGTGGACGGCTCGGCGATGGGCGGCCTGCCCGGCGAGCAGCCCGACATCGGCCTGCCGGACCTGGTGGGCGCGGGCACCGACACCGCCCGGGTGGCGATCGTGCCGCAGCAGCTCCCGCCGACCCGCAACCTGCCCAGCCCGCACCCGAGGCTGGCCCACCACTGGCCGCGGGTGGTGGCCGGGTTCGACGCGATGGCCGAGCGGATCACCCGGCTGGACCGGGCGGGCGCGCTGGAGCCGCTGCTGGCGGGGTTCGCCGACTGCGTGGTCCGGGTGATCGTCCGGGACACCGAGTCCTACACCGAGCTGGCCCGGATGCTGTGGCACCCGGCCGGCCTGCACGACCAGGCCGCCGCCGAGGGCAGGGCCCGCGCGCTGCTGGCCCGGCACTCGATGAACACCCGGGGACCCGGCGACCCGGACGTGCACGCCGCCGAGGTGGCCGAACTGCTGGTCGGCGACATCCCGGTGTTCACCACCACCCCGGCCGAGGGCTGGCTGCACACCCCCGGCGGGCTGGTCTGCGGTCCGCGGGTGGACCAGGTCGCGCTCGCGCTGGAGAACTGGCGCACCGCCGACCTGGGGCTGGAGCGCCGGGTCACGCACGCCGCCCTGGTCAGCGCCTACCTCAACCAGGGCGCGGAACCGGAGCTCGGCCGGCTGCCCGCGCCGCCGCCCGACCGGACCGGCCTGGACCGGCGGCGGCGGGCGCTGGCCGCCGGCCTGGTGCGCGAACTGGCCGGCGAGGCGGTCCGCGGCGCGGACGGCACGGCCACCTGGTTCGCGCCGATCCTGGACCGCTCCGGCTGGCAGACCACGCCGCTGACCCCGGACCTGTACGGCGGGACGCTCGGCGTCGCCGTGCTGCTGGCCGGCTACCGGCACGAGGTCGCGGCGGGCCGCGCGGACGCCGTGGACGGGGTGGCGGAGCTGCTGGCCGGGACCGTGCGCACGGCACGGCTGACCCAGCGGTGGTGGGCCGAGCAGGCCGAGCACACCCGCCGCCGACCCGACCCGACCGGCGGCTACATCGGCCTGGGCTCGCAGATCTGGTGCTGGCTCGCGCTGGACCGGCTCGGGCTCGCCGCCGACGACGAGGGCGACCCCGTGCCGGACGCGCTGTTCCTGGCCCGCCAGCTGCCCGCCGCGATCGCCGCGAGCGAAGGCCCGGACCTGGTCGTCGGCACGGCCGGCGCGATCGTGCCGCTGCTCCTGCTGGCCGAGCGGACCGGTGACGACCAGTGGGTCGACCTGGCCGCGCACGCCGGCCGCGCGCTCGTCGCGGACGCGGTGGTGACCGGTGGGCGGGCGCACTGGCCCGCCCCGAACTGGCCGGGCGGCATCGGCGGCTTCGCCCACGGCGCGACCGGCATCGGGTGGGCGCTGGGCCGGCTCGCCGAGGTGACCGGGGAACGCCGGTTCGCCGACCTCGCGCGCGGAGCCGCCGCCTACGAGGAGACCTGGTACAGCGCGGAGCGCGGGGCGTGGATGGACCCGCGCGAGCCCGACACCGTCGCCGCCGCCTGGTGCCACGGCGCGATCGGCGTCGGCCTGGCCACCGACGACCCGGAGGTGCTGCGGCGGGCGGCGTCCTCCGCGCTGCGCGACGGCATCGGCTGGACGCACACCCTGTGCCACGGCGACCTGGGCACCTGG is a window of Saccharothrix espanaensis DSM 44229 DNA encoding:
- a CDS encoding CDP-alcohol phosphatidyltransferase family protein: MITLQHTAAPAVPEHAVWAGAQVLLLGVLGGTVGLGPPGWLAGTAYGLATWVLLAAAMVRAGVRSPGPADRVTLARGVLVGAVAALVADRMGEDVPVGLLVVFAAVALSLDFVDGRVARRTGTASPMGARFDMEVDAFLILVLSVHVALSSGLWVLAIGLMRYVFVAVSWVAPWLRGELPPSFARKAVAAVQGVLLVVAASGAVPFATVLVELALAALGWSFGRDVAGLWRTRDRVAAEAVVVKEYSHV
- a CDS encoding zinc-dependent alcohol dehydrogenase, encoding MTRAARALWFTSAGKCSIRSGPLPDPGPGEVLVRTLHTAVSRGTETLVLNGSVPANQHSAMRAPFQEGGFPFPVKYGYLNVGVVEQGPAALLGRTVFCLYPHQTRYVVPDHAVTPVPDAVPAQRAVLAGTVETAVNALWDARPMVGDRIAVVGGGMVGCSVAALLARLPGARVQLVDVDPARRTTAAALGVDFATPEEATGGLDLVVHASASEAGLETSLGLLRPEGVVLELSWYGARRVGVALGEHFHSRRLSVRASQVGVVGRPDRTHAERLALALDLLADPAFDALITGASPFDDLPAVLPRLASGDLAALCHRIDYGHAHDR
- a CDS encoding creatininase family protein; translation: MTGDPLPRATTADVRERGARVAVLPVGSFEQHGPHLPLVTDTVVACAIAERIAAEHPVLLLPPITISCSHEHAAWPGTVSISARTLYAVVTDIAESLRRSGVPKLVLVNAHGGNYVLSNVVQEAEGLALFPERSDWHAARAAAGLATSGQSDMHAGELETSILLHVRPDLVGPDRVDHLAEDRPHLLTHGLHRYSGSGVVGRPSLASADKGRHLLDSLAGSFAGHLAAL
- a CDS encoding lysylphosphatidylglycerol synthase transmembrane domain-containing protein, which codes for MTRVWPWLRLVAAVGILVVLGWRLGSAAFLDGLRAVDPWSVVAALGIGLLTTVCGAWRWCVVARGLGLPLTLGSAVSDYYRSLLLNAVLPAGVLGDVHRAVSHGQQSGDVGRGVRAVVFERFAGQVVLVLVAVAVLVARPVAVDVRPGVVVSAVAVLVVGAVVGAVAGTVVASRVPKVRAVLGRTFSDARRALLTRYALPRVAALSAVAVAGHVALFVVAARAAGSTAPLGRLVPLVVLALLVMAVPVNIGGFGPREAFLAVAFGAAGLGAAQGVTTAVVYGVLALVAALPGVLTLVPGSQRRQVARERAGQAVQQVPALVG
- a CDS encoding class I SAM-dependent methyltransferase; the encoded protein is MTSPGFAPEWLALREPADAAARSAELADRAREIVLNRNPVLVRDLGCGTGSMGRWLSARLAGAQHWVLHDRDPRLLAVAGATVTGPGVTARTVAGDLGALRAADLAGASLVTASALLDVLTREQVNGLAAACVGAGVPALLTLTVTGRVEFDPAEPLDARLRDAFNDHQRRDGLLGPGAAAAAEEAFTALGARVETRPSPWRLGPDQAALTAEWLRGWVGAAVEQDPALAADAPDYLRRRLAGGLRTVVHHTDLLAVP
- a CDS encoding glycosyltransferase family 4 protein, which translates into the protein MTGHFVVPDSRTPSGGNTYNRRAGGGLRPVVVAGAWPRPDDAARAALHRALAGLPDGAPVLLDGLVACGVPEVVTPHADRLRLAVLVHLPLAEETGLDPAVAAELDAAERACLRAVHAVVATGAAAGERLAAHHGLGRVHVVAPGVDPAPLAPGGDGVSSLLCVASITPRKGHDVLVEALARVADRPWTCVCAGPADPGHARSVRAAIARHGLAERIDLVGPLLGADLDAAYAAADLFVLPSRAETYGMAVAEALARGIPVLASAVPDALGDGGWLLPGDAASLADALRRWFDSARTRAGLRDAARARRRELSTWEETVLGLAAVLASLRT
- a CDS encoding 6-pyruvoyl trahydropterin synthase family protein, whose protein sequence is MFSITVRDHVMVAHSFSGEVFGPAQRLHGATFVVDARFKRVELDQDNIVVDIGLATQELRAVLADLNYRNLDEVPEFAGINTSTEFLAKHIADRLADRVRAGALGVGAHGLSGIEVSLHESHVAWASYERDL
- the ribA gene encoding GTP cyclohydrolase II, whose product is MHERVFGEAEVAESDLVTRRGTFRAVAFRADGHEHLALVLGRVRLRADVLVRVHSECMTGDIFGALRCECGEQLDAAMDAVVREGSGVLVYLRGHEGRGIGLVEKVRTHVLQDERGLDTIDSATELGLPVDVRDYRPAALVLRHLRVRSVRLLSNNPDKIQALEDNGIPVTARVPLLMAPNEHNLGYLTAKRDRLGHDLPQVAGHQDLLRAVDG
- the atpB gene encoding F0F1 ATP synthase subunit A, which gives rise to MADNTFTPPGARDLFPPEIVGWVTKPMILVVLSTFIIAGFFLITARRLTIVPNRLQFAAETIYDFGRNTIAREQIGGKDFAPYVPFILSLFTFVLVNNIFGIIPLIQFPTMAHIGFPAALAILLVFPTYHVVGIRRHGLRGYLRNQFSYPGVPKPVLWFLLIPTEIILKFFFDPVTLAIRVFAAMFAGHLLVVVFVLGGEFLLLHAGPLVKPVSLLSFALAIAITLLEALIQVLQAYIFATLSAHYIGRALAADH